The following proteins are encoded in a genomic region of Streptococcus gwangjuense:
- the budA gene encoding acetolactate decarboxylase, whose translation MDKNVQEPVKLFQYNTLGALMAGLYGGTMTVGELLEHGDLGLGTLDSIDGELIVLDGKAYQAKGSGDQPEIVEVSPDALIPYAAVVPHQAEVIFRQRFEMTDKELEERIESYYDGENLFRSIKIRGEFSHMHVRMIPKSTPDTKFAEVATHQPEYRRDNVAGTIVGFWTPEIFHGVSVAGYHLHFISDDLTFGGHVMDFVIKEGIIEVGAVDQLDQRFPVQDRQYLFAKFNVDEMKKDIEKAE comes from the coding sequence ATGGATAAGAACGTGCAGGAACCAGTGAAATTATTTCAATACAATACCCTTGGAGCTTTGATGGCAGGCCTTTATGGTGGTACCATGACAGTAGGAGAATTGCTGGAGCATGGTGACCTTGGTTTGGGAACCTTGGATTCTATTGATGGGGAATTGATTGTCTTGGATGGCAAGGCTTATCAGGCCAAAGGATCAGGAGATCAGCCAGAAATTGTGGAAGTATCACCAGATGCCCTTATTCCTTATGCAGCAGTAGTACCACATCAGGCAGAAGTTATTTTCCGCCAGCGCTTTGAGATGACAGACAAGGAATTGGAAGAACGAATTGAGTCTTATTATGACGGGGAAAATCTTTTCCGTTCTATCAAGATTCGTGGGGAATTTTCGCATATGCATGTGCGTATGATTCCCAAGTCGACACCAGATACCAAGTTTGCTGAGGTCGCAACCCATCAACCTGAATATCGTCGAGACAATGTAGCAGGAACCATCGTTGGTTTCTGGACGCCAGAGATTTTCCATGGAGTCAGTGTGGCAGGCTATCATCTACACTTCATCTCAGATGATTTGACCTTCGGTGGGCATGTCATGGACTTTGTCATAAAAGAAGGAATCATCGAAGTGGGGGCAGTTGACCAATTAGACCAACGTTTCCCAGTTCAAGACCGTCAATACTTGTTTGCTAAGTTCAATGTTGACGAGATGAAAAAAGATATTGAAAAGGCGGAATAG
- the phoU gene encoding phosphate signaling complex protein PhoU, with translation MLRSQFEEDLEKLHNQFYAMGQEVLSQINRTVRAFVTHDRDLAKEVIEDDAEVNEYEVKLEKKSFEMIALQQPVSQDLRTVLTVLKAVSDLERMGDHAVSIARAAIRMKGEQRIPAVEEEIKRMGRDVKNFVEAALELYLNGSVDQAYEVAAMDEKINHYFDSIRDLATEEIKKNPDAIVTGRDYFQVIAFLERIGDYAKNICEWVVYFETGKIVEL, from the coding sequence ATGTTACGTTCTCAATTTGAGGAAGATTTAGAGAAATTGCACAACCAGTTCTATGCTATGGGACAAGAAGTGCTATCCCAAATCAATCGTACAGTGCGTGCCTTTGTTACGCATGACCGTGATTTGGCCAAAGAAGTCATCGAAGACGATGCAGAAGTAAACGAATACGAAGTGAAATTGGAGAAGAAATCATTTGAAATGATTGCCCTCCAACAACCGGTTTCTCAGGACTTGCGTACCGTTTTAACAGTCTTAAAAGCCGTATCTGACTTGGAACGTATGGGGGACCATGCCGTTTCCATTGCAAGAGCAGCCATTCGTATGAAGGGAGAGCAACGCATCCCAGCTGTTGAAGAAGAAATTAAGAGAATGGGGCGTGATGTCAAGAACTTCGTTGAAGCAGCCCTTGAACTCTATCTCAATGGTTCAGTGGATCAGGCCTATGAAGTAGCAGCAATGGACGAAAAAATCAACCATTACTTTGATAGCATTCGTGACTTGGCTACAGAAGAAATCAAGAAAAATCCAGATGCCATCGTTACAGGTCGTGATTATTTCCAAGTGATTGCCTTCTTGGAACGTATTGGAGACTATGCCAAAAATATCTGTGAATGGGTTGTTTACTTTGAAACAGGTAAGATTGTCGAACTATAA
- the murB gene encoding UDP-N-acetylmuramate dehydrogenase, producing the protein MSVKEKMLEILEGIDVRFKEPLHSYSYTKVGGEADYLVFPRNRFELARVVKFANQENIPWMVLGNASNIIVRDGGIRGFVILCDKLNNVSVDGYTIEAEAGANLIETTRIALRHSLTGFEFACGIPGSVGGAVFMNAGAYGGEIAHILQSCKVLTKDGEIETLSVKDLAFGYRHSAIQESGAVVLSAKFALAPGSHQIIKQEMDRLTHLRELKQPLEYPSCGSVFKRPVGHFAGQLISEAGLKGYRIGGVEVSEKHAGFMINVADGTAKDYEDLIESVIEKVKEHSGVTLEREVRILGESK; encoded by the coding sequence ATGTCAGTAAAAGAAAAAATGCTTGAAATCTTAGAAGGGATTGATGTCCGTTTCAAGGAACCCTTGCATAGCTATAGTTATACAAAAGTAGGTGGAGAGGCTGACTATCTGGTCTTTCCACGAAATCGTTTTGAGTTGGCTCGCGTTGTTAAATTTGCCAATCAAGAAAATATCCCTTGGATGGTTCTTGGGAATGCCAGCAACATCATCGTTCGTGATGGTGGGATTCGTGGATTTGTTATCTTGTGTGACAAGCTTAATAATGTTTCCGTTGATGGCTATACCATTGAAGCAGAAGCCGGTGCCAACTTGATTGAAACGACACGCATTGCCCTTCGTCATAGTTTGACTGGTTTTGAGTTTGCTTGTGGCATTCCAGGGAGCGTCGGCGGTGCTGTCTTTATGAATGCGGGTGCCTATGGTGGCGAAATTGCTCACATCTTGCAGTCTTGTAAGGTCTTGACCAAGGATGGAGAAATCGAGACCCTGTCTGTCAAGGACTTGGCTTTTGGTTACCGCCACTCAGCCATTCAAGAGTCTGGTGCAGTTGTCTTGTCAGCTAAATTTGCCCTTGCTCCAGGAAGCCATCAGATCATCAAGCAAGAAATGGACCGCTTGACGCATCTACGTGAACTCAAGCAACCTTTAGAATACCCATCTTGTGGTTCGGTCTTTAAGCGTCCAGTAGGGCATTTTGCAGGTCAATTAATTTCAGAAGCCGGCTTGAAAGGCTATCGTATTGGTGGAGTAGAAGTCTCAGAAAAGCACGCAGGATTTATGATCAATGTTGCAGACGGAACGGCCAAAGACTACGAGGACTTGATTGAGTCTGTGATCGAAAAAGTCAAGGAACACTCTGGCGTCACTCTTGAGAGAGAAGTCCGTATCTTGGGTGAAAGCAAGTAG
- a CDS encoding PLP-dependent aminotransferase family protein yields the protein MKKQSKYQEVVSYLKNSIESGRFPTGSRLPSIRQLSLDFHCSKDTIQRALLELRHEQYLYAKPQSGYYVLEQGQHQDLEIEVTDEHASAYDDFRLCVNETLIGRENYLFNYYDNQEGLEDLRQSIHKLLFDQALYCKADQLVLTSGTQQALFILSQISFPSQAKAILVEQPTYHRMNRLLIAQGLDYQTIERGIDGIDLEELEGHFKTGKIKFFYTIPRFHYPLGHSYSEQDKRAILDLAAKYGVYIVEDDYLGDLDSKKGQTFHYLDTEERVIYIKSFSTSLFPALRITALILPNAIKEAFVAYKNILDYDSNLIMQKALSLYIDSQLFEKNRLARLSNQETYQKQIEEILTKTPCPLPHYPLHDGLLLDLRQYPKIASLKHSQLKLDFFEEAYLDACPYQFAKVSLENLEKVLNYLKAELD from the coding sequence ATGAAGAAACAAAGCAAGTACCAAGAGGTCGTTTCCTATCTGAAAAATAGTATCGAGTCTGGGCGCTTTCCAACGGGAAGTCGCCTGCCTTCTATCCGTCAACTGAGCCTTGACTTTCACTGTAGCAAGGATACCATTCAACGAGCCCTACTGGAATTACGACACGAACAATACCTCTATGCCAAGCCCCAGAGTGGCTATTATGTCCTAGAACAAGGGCAACATCAAGATCTAGAAATCGAGGTTACGGACGAACATGCCAGCGCCTATGACGATTTCCGACTCTGTGTCAATGAAACCTTAATTGGCCGAGAAAACTACCTCTTCAACTACTATGACAACCAAGAAGGTTTAGAAGACTTAAGACAATCCATTCATAAACTGCTCTTTGACCAAGCCCTCTACTGCAAGGCTGATCAACTTGTACTGACTTCTGGAACCCAGCAAGCCTTGTTTATCCTTTCTCAAATATCTTTTCCTAGCCAAGCCAAGGCAATCTTGGTGGAACAGCCGACCTACCATCGGATGAATCGTCTCTTGATTGCTCAAGGTCTGGACTATCAAACGATTGAACGAGGCATTGATGGGATTGACTTGGAGGAACTGGAAGGCCACTTCAAAACAGGAAAAATTAAGTTTTTCTATACCATTCCTCGCTTCCACTATCCTCTGGGGCATTCCTATTCTGAGCAGGACAAACGAGCTATTCTTGACTTAGCTGCCAAGTATGGTGTCTATATCGTAGAGGACGACTATTTGGGGGATTTGGACTCCAAGAAGGGCCAGACCTTCCACTATCTAGATACAGAGGAGCGCGTCATTTATATCAAGTCCTTCTCAACCAGCCTCTTTCCAGCCCTGCGGATTACGGCACTCATTCTGCCAAATGCTATCAAAGAAGCCTTTGTGGCCTACAAAAATATCCTAGACTACGACAGCAACCTCATCATGCAAAAGGCCTTATCACTCTATATTGACAGTCAATTATTTGAGAAAAATCGTCTGGCTCGCTTGTCCAATCAGGAAACTTACCAAAAACAAATCGAGGAAATCTTAACTAAAACACCTTGTCCCCTTCCTCATTATCCCCTACACGATGGTTTATTGCTCGATCTCAGACAGTATCCTAAAATCGCCAGCCTAAAACACAGTCAGCTGAAATTGGACTTCTTTGAGGAGGCTTACTTGGATGCCTGCCCTTATCAATTTGCCAAGGTATCCTTAGAAAATCTGGAAAAGGTTTTAAACTATTTAAAAGCAGAATTGGATTGA
- the pstB gene encoding phosphate ABC transporter ATP-binding protein PstB: MSKYNWDEKHIITFPEEKVALSTKDLHVYYGKKESIKGIDMQFEKNKITALIGPSGSGKSTYLRSLNRMNDTIDIAKVTGQILYQGIDVNRPEINVYEMRKHIGMVFQRPNPFAKSIYRNITFAHERAGVKDKQVLDEIVETSLRQAALWDQVKDDLHKSALTLSGGQQQRLCIARAISVKPDILLMDEPASALDPIATAQLEETMLELKKDFTIIIVTHSMQQAARASDYTGFFYLGDLIEYDKTSNIFQNAKLQSTNDYVTGHFG, encoded by the coding sequence ATGTCAAAATATAATTGGGATGAAAAGCATATCATCACCTTTCCTGAAGAGAAAGTGGCCCTCTCTACTAAGGATTTACATGTTTACTACGGTAAAAAAGAATCCATCAAGGGCATCGATATGCAATTTGAAAAAAATAAAATTACAGCCTTAATTGGCCCATCTGGATCTGGGAAATCAACCTACCTCCGCAGTCTCAACCGTATGAATGATACCATTGATATTGCCAAGGTCACAGGTCAAATCCTCTACCAAGGGATTGATGTAAACCGTCCAGAAATTAACGTCTATGAGATGCGTAAGCACATCGGAATGGTCTTCCAACGACCAAATCCTTTTGCCAAGTCTATCTACCGCAATATCACTTTTGCCCATGAACGTGCAGGGGTTAAGGACAAGCAAGTCTTGGATGAAATTGTGGAAACCTCTCTTCGTCAAGCTGCCCTTTGGGACCAGGTAAAAGATGACCTTCATAAGTCAGCCTTGACCCTATCAGGTGGTCAGCAGCAACGTCTCTGTATCGCTCGTGCCATCTCTGTTAAACCAGATATCCTCTTGATGGATGAACCGGCGTCTGCATTGGATCCGATTGCGACAGCCCAACTGGAAGAAACCATGTTAGAATTGAAGAAGGACTTTACCATCATCATCGTGACCCACAGTATGCAGCAGGCTGCGCGTGCTAGTGACTACACAGGATTTTTCTACTTGGGTGACTTGATCGAGTACGATAAGACCTCTAATATTTTCCAAAATGCCAAACTACAGTCAACCAATGACTACGTAACAGGACACTTTGGATAG
- the pstA gene encoding phosphate ABC transporter permease PstA, giving the protein MHAKKLDKIATAVLYSIAGIIVAILASLILYILVRGLPHISWSFLTGKSSSYQAGGGIGIQLYNSFFLLVITLIISVPLSMGAGIFLAEYAKKGPVTNFVRTCIEILSSLPSVVVGLFGYLIFVVQFEYGFSIISGALALTVFNLPQMTRNVEDSLKHVHHTQREAGLALGISRWETVVHVVIPEALPGIVTGVVLASGRIFGEAAALIYTAGQSAPALDWSNWNILSVTSPISIFRQAETLAVHIWKVNSEGTIPDGTIVSAGSAAVLLIFILIFNFGARKLGSYLHKKLTAA; this is encoded by the coding sequence ATGCACGCTAAGAAATTAGATAAAATTGCAACAGCTGTCCTCTACTCAATTGCAGGAATTATCGTTGCCATCTTGGCATCCTTGATTCTTTATATCTTGGTTCGTGGTTTGCCCCACATCTCTTGGTCTTTCTTGACTGGCAAATCCTCTTCTTACCAAGCAGGTGGAGGGATTGGAATTCAGCTTTATAATTCCTTCTTCCTTTTGGTCATTACCTTGATTATCTCTGTGCCTTTGTCTATGGGAGCTGGGATTTTCCTAGCTGAATACGCCAAAAAAGGTCCTGTGACCAACTTTGTCAGAACCTGTATTGAAATCTTGTCTTCACTGCCATCTGTGGTTGTAGGTCTCTTTGGTTACTTGATCTTTGTAGTTCAGTTTGAGTATGGATTTTCAATCATTTCAGGTGCCTTGGCCTTGACAGTCTTTAACTTGCCTCAGATGACTCGTAATGTTGAGGACAGTTTGAAACATGTTCACCATACGCAGCGTGAGGCTGGTCTGGCCCTTGGGATTTCTCGTTGGGAGACTGTGGTCCATGTGGTCATTCCAGAAGCCCTTCCAGGTATTGTGACTGGGGTCGTCTTAGCTTCTGGTCGTATTTTTGGTGAGGCTGCTGCCCTTATCTATACAGCAGGACAATCCGCTCCAGCCCTTGATTGGTCTAACTGGAATATTCTCAGTGTTACTAGCCCAATCTCTATCTTCCGTCAAGCAGAAACCTTGGCTGTCCACATTTGGAAAGTCAACAGTGAAGGTACTATTCCTGATGGGACCATTGTATCAGCAGGTTCTGCAGCTGTGCTCCTCATCTTTATCCTCATCTTTAACTTTGGAGCCCGTAAACTCGGAAGCTACCTACATAAGAAATTAACCGCTGCCTAA
- a CDS encoding ABC transporter ATP-binding protein, producing the protein MKKPIIEFKNVSKVFEDSNTKVLKDINFELEEGKFYTLLGASGSGKSTILNIIAGLLDATTGDILLDGVRINDIPTNKRDVHTVFQSYALFPHMNVFENVAFPLRLRKIDKKEIEKRVAEVLKMVQLEGYEKRSIRKLSGGQRQRVAIARAIINQPRVVLLDEPLSALDLKLRTDMQYELRELQQRLGITFVFVTHDQEEALAMSDWIFVMNDGEIVQSGTPVDIYDEPINHFVATFIGESNILPGTMIEDYLVEFNGKRFEAVDGGMKPNEPVEVVIRPEDLRITLPEEGKLQVKVDTQLFRGVHYEIIAYDELGNEWMIHSTRKAIVGEEIGLDFEPEDIHIMRLNETEEEFDARIEEYVEIEEQEAGLINAIEEERDEENKL; encoded by the coding sequence TTGAAAAAACCAATTATTGAATTCAAAAACGTCTCTAAAGTTTTTGAAGACAGCAACACCAAGGTTCTCAAAGACATCAACTTTGAGTTGGAAGAAGGGAAATTCTACACCCTTTTAGGCGCATCTGGTTCAGGGAAATCAACTATCCTTAACATCATTGCAGGTTTATTGGATGCGACGACAGGAGATATTTTACTGGATGGTGTCCGTATCAATGATATCCCAACCAACAAGCGAGACGTCCATACGGTCTTCCAATCCTATGCCTTGTTTCCACATATGAATGTGTTTGAAAATGTTGCCTTTCCGCTCCGCTTGCGCAAGATTGACAAGAAAGAAATCGAGAAACGCGTAGCGGAAGTTCTCAAGATGGTTCAGTTGGAAGGTTATGAAAAACGTTCCATTCGTAAACTCTCAGGAGGACAACGCCAGCGTGTGGCTATTGCCCGTGCCATCATCAACCAACCCCGTGTGGTTTTGTTGGACGAGCCTTTATCAGCGCTAGACTTGAAATTAAGAACAGATATGCAGTATGAACTACGTGAACTGCAACAACGATTGGGTATTACCTTTGTCTTTGTCACTCACGATCAGGAAGAAGCCCTGGCCATGAGTGACTGGATTTTTGTCATGAATGATGGCGAGATTGTCCAGTCTGGAACACCAGTAGATATCTATGATGAGCCAATCAACCATTTTGTTGCGACCTTTATCGGTGAGTCAAATATCTTGCCAGGAACCATGATTGAGGACTACTTAGTTGAGTTTAACGGCAAACGCTTCGAAGCGGTTGATGGGGGGATGAAGCCCAATGAACCTGTTGAGGTCGTGATTCGTCCAGAGGACTTGCGTATTACTCTTCCTGAAGAAGGCAAGCTCCAAGTTAAGGTGGATACCCAGCTCTTCCGTGGGGTGCACTATGAAATTATCGCCTATGACGAACTTGGAAATGAATGGATGATCCACTCAACCCGTAAGGCCATCGTGGGTGAGGAAATTGGTCTGGACTTTGAACCAGAAGATATCCACATTATGCGTCTCAACGAAACCGAGGAAGAGTTCGATGCCCGTATCGAAGAATACGTAGAAATCGAAGAGCAAGAAGCAGGTCTGATCAATGCAATCGAGGAGGAAAGAGATGAAGAAAACAAGCTCTAA
- a CDS encoding YhfC family intramembrane metalloprotease, with product MTIHIIITMLLLLAFLIGSIWYAKKKHQINLAVLGLGAVAFFVSSQILEKLVHILVLHPQKDGSIALLQDHPLVYIIYGLAMAAFFEETARLIFFKWLEKKRSLEKADALAYGLGHGGLELVFLGLTSLINLYIVLSAVQTQNPQVMQLLSENMLKTIQSLSVWQIYLLGFERILALGFQLLLTVWVYQAVRQKKWIYLLAAYGLHAFFDLAPSLAQVGWLTNPVLVEVVLALELVLVAYGTKAIFCKKS from the coding sequence ATGACCATTCATATCATTATTACCATGTTGCTGTTGCTGGCTTTCTTGATAGGAAGCATTTGGTATGCCAAAAAGAAACACCAGATTAATCTAGCTGTCTTGGGCTTGGGGGCTGTTGCCTTCTTTGTCTCTTCACAGATTTTAGAAAAACTGGTGCATATCTTGGTTTTACATCCTCAAAAAGACGGTAGTATTGCCCTCTTGCAAGACCATCCGCTTGTCTATATCATCTATGGCCTAGCCATGGCAGCATTTTTTGAGGAAACTGCTCGTCTTATTTTCTTCAAATGGTTGGAGAAAAAGAGAAGTTTGGAAAAGGCAGATGCCTTGGCTTATGGATTGGGGCATGGTGGCTTGGAGTTGGTTTTCCTAGGTCTTACTAGTTTGATTAATCTCTACATCGTTCTCTCAGCAGTTCAAACTCAGAATCCACAGGTCATGCAATTGCTGTCTGAAAATATGTTGAAAACTATTCAGTCGCTATCAGTCTGGCAGATTTATTTGCTTGGTTTTGAGAGAATCTTGGCCCTAGGTTTCCAATTACTCTTGACTGTTTGGGTTTACCAAGCTGTTCGCCAGAAGAAATGGATTTATCTCCTAGCAGCCTATGGACTACATGCCTTCTTTGACCTAGCTCCATCTCTAGCCCAAGTTGGTTGGTTAACCAATCCAGTCTTGGTGGAAGTTGTCCTAGCACTAGAGCTCGTTCTGGTTGCCTATGGAACCAAGGCAATCTTTTGCAAAAAATCATAA
- a CDS encoding ABC transporter permease yields the protein MKKFANLYLGLVFLVLYLPIFYLIGYAFNAGNDMNSFTGFSLSHFKTMFGDGRLMLIVTQTFFLAFLSALIATIIGTFGAIYIYQSRKKYQEAFLSLNNILMVAPDVMIGASFLILFTQLKFSLGFLTVLSSHVAFSIPIVVLMVLPRLKEMNGDMIHAAYDLGASQFQMFKEIMLPYLTPSIIAGYFMAFTYSLDDFAVTFFVTGNGFSTLSVEIYSRARKGISLEINALSALVFLFSIILVVGYYFISREKEEQA from the coding sequence ATGAAAAAATTTGCCAACCTTTATCTGGGACTGGTCTTTCTTGTCCTCTACCTGCCGATTTTTTACTTGATTGGCTACGCCTTTAACGCAGGTAACGACATGAATAGCTTTACAGGCTTTAGTTTGAGCCATTTTAAAACCATGTTTGGCGATGGTCGTCTCATGTTGATTGTGACTCAGACCTTTTTCTTGGCTTTCCTGTCAGCCTTGATTGCGACCATTATCGGGACTTTTGGTGCCATTTATATTTACCAATCTCGTAAGAAATACCAAGAAGCCTTTCTTTCACTCAATAATATCCTCATGGTTGCGCCTGATGTTATGATTGGTGCCAGCTTCTTGATTCTTTTTACCCAACTCAAGTTTTCACTTGGCTTTTTGACCGTTCTATCTAGTCACGTGGCCTTCTCCATTCCTATCGTGGTCTTGATGGTCTTGCCTCGACTCAAGGAAATGAACGGTGACATGATTCATGCGGCCTATGACCTTGGTGCCAGTCAATTTCAGATGTTCAAGGAAATTATGCTTCCTTACCTGACTCCGTCTATCATTGCAGGTTACTTCATGGCCTTCACCTATTCGCTAGATGACTTTGCCGTGACCTTCTTCGTAACGGGAAATGGCTTTTCAACCCTATCAGTCGAGATCTACTCTCGAGCTCGTAAGGGGATTTCCTTAGAAATCAATGCCCTGTCTGCCCTCGTCTTTCTCTTTAGTATTATCCTGGTTGTTGGATATTACTTTATCTCACGTGAGAAGGAGGAGCAAGCATGA
- a CDS encoding ABC transporter permease, producing the protein MKKTSSKLFVVPYMLWIALFVLAPLVLIFGQSFFNIEGQFSLENYKSYFASQNLTYLKMSFNSVLYAGIVTFVTLLISYPTALFLTRLKHRQLWLMLIILPTWINLLLKAYAFIGIFGQNGSINQFLEFIGIGSQQLLFTDFSFIFVASYIELPFMILPIFNVLDDMDNNLINASYDLGATKWETFRHVIFPLSMNGVRSGVQSVFIPSLSLFMLTRLIGGNRVITLGTAIEQNFLTNDNYGMGSTIGVILILTMFITMWVTKERRER; encoded by the coding sequence ATGAAGAAAACAAGCTCTAAACTCTTTGTAGTGCCCTACATGCTTTGGATTGCCCTCTTTGTCCTGGCACCCTTGGTCTTGATTTTCGGTCAATCCTTTTTCAATATCGAAGGCCAGTTCAGTTTAGAAAATTATAAGTCCTACTTTGCGTCACAAAACTTGACCTACCTTAAAATGAGTTTCAACTCTGTACTCTATGCAGGAATTGTGACCTTTGTAACCCTGCTTATCAGCTATCCAACAGCCCTCTTTTTGACCCGTCTCAAACACCGTCAACTCTGGCTTATGCTGATTATCCTGCCGACTTGGATCAATTTGCTCCTTAAAGCCTATGCCTTTATCGGAATTTTTGGTCAAAATGGCTCTATTAACCAATTCTTGGAATTTATCGGAATCGGTTCACAACAGTTGCTCTTTACCGATTTCTCCTTTATTTTTGTCGCAAGCTACATCGAGCTTCCCTTTATGATATTGCCGATTTTCAATGTCTTGGACGATATGGATAACAACCTCATCAATGCCAGTTATGACCTCGGTGCGACCAAGTGGGAGACTTTCCGTCATGTCATCTTCCCTCTGTCTATGAACGGCGTGCGAAGTGGAGTTCAGTCGGTCTTTATTCCAAGCTTGAGTCTCTTCATGCTGACCCGTTTGATTGGTGGGAACCGTGTTATTACGCTGGGAACGGCTATTGAACAGAATTTCCTAACCAATGACAACTACGGTATGGGTTCAACCATCGGTGTGATTCTCATCCTGACCATGTTCATCACCATGTGGGTGACCAAGGAAAGGAGAGAACGATGA
- a CDS encoding ABC transporter substrate-binding protein, with translation MKSKKWIFVLCSFLASFFLVACQSGSNGSQSAVEAIKQKGKLVVATSPDYAPFEFQSLVDGKNQVVGADIDMAQAIADELGVKLEISSMSFDNVLTSLQTGKADLAVAGISATDERKEVFDFSIPYYENKISFLVRKADEEKYKDLTSLESANIAAQKGTVPESMVKEQLPKAQLTSLANMGEAVNELQAGKVDAVHMDEPVALSYAAKNADLAVATVSLKMKDGEANAVALRKNSADLKEVVDKVIQKLKDDGTYQKYLEKAATLTEVEE, from the coding sequence ATGAAATCAAAAAAATGGATATTTGTTTTATGTAGTTTTCTTGCAAGTTTCTTCTTAGTAGCTTGCCAGTCAGGTTCTAATGGTTCTCAGTCAGCTGTTGAGGCCATTAAGCAAAAGGGGAAATTAGTTGTGGCGACTAGTCCTGACTATGCACCTTTTGAATTCCAATCCTTAGTTGACGGAAAAAACCAGGTAGTCGGTGCGGATATTGATATGGCCCAAGCTATCGCTGATGAACTTGGGGTGAAGTTGGAAATTTCAAGCATGAGTTTTGATAATGTCTTAACCAGTCTTCAAACTGGTAAGGCTGATCTAGCGGTTGCGGGAATTAGCGCTACTGACGAGAGAAAAGAAGTCTTTGATTTTTCAATCCCTTACTATGAAAACAAGATTAGTTTCTTGGTTCGTAAGGCTGATGAAGAAAAATACAAGGATTTAACTAGCCTAGAAAGTGCTAATATTGCGGCCCAAAAAGGGACTGTTCCAGAATCTATGGTCAAGGAACAATTGCCAAAAGCTCAATTGACTTCCCTAGCTAATATGGGTGAAGCTGTTAATGAATTACAGGCTGGAAAAGTAGATGCTGTTCACATGGATGAGCCTGTTGCCCTTAGCTATGCTGCTAAAAATGCAGACTTAGCTGTCGCAACTGTCAGCTTGAAGATGAAGGACGGCGAAGCTAATGCAGTTGCCCTTAGAAAAAATAGTGCTGATTTGAAAGAAGTGGTGGACAAGGTCATCCAAAAACTCAAGGATGACGGCACCTACCAAAAATATCTTGAAAAAGCGGCAACCTTAACAGAAGTTGAAGAATAA
- the pstB gene encoding phosphate ABC transporter ATP-binding protein PstB — translation MTEAILQVSDLSVYYNQKKALNSVSLSFQPKEITALIGPSGSGKSTLLKAINRMGDLNPEVTTTGSVVYNGHNIYSPRTDTVELRKEIGMVFQQPNPFPMSIYENVVYGLRINGVKDKQVLDEAVEKALQRASIWDEVKDRLHDSAIGLSGGQQQRVCVARVLATSPKIILLDEPTSALDPISAGKIEETLYGLKDKYTMLLVTRSMQQASRISDKTGFFLDGDLIEFNDTKKMFLNPQHKETEDYISGKFG, via the coding sequence ATGACAGAAGCGATTTTACAGGTGTCAGACCTGTCTGTTTACTACAATCAAAAAAAGGCCTTGAATAGTGTTTCCTTATCTTTCCAACCTAAGGAAATTACAGCCTTGATTGGTCCATCTGGATCAGGGAAATCAACTCTCCTCAAGGCTATCAACCGCATGGGGGATCTCAATCCAGAGGTGACCACAACAGGTTCGGTGGTTTACAACGGTCACAATATTTACAGCCCACGTACAGATACAGTTGAATTGCGGAAGGAAATTGGTATGGTTTTCCAACAACCAAACCCCTTCCCTATGTCTATCTACGAAAATGTTGTTTATGGGCTTCGTATCAATGGAGTTAAGGACAAGCAGGTTCTGGATGAAGCAGTGGAAAAAGCCTTGCAACGAGCTTCCATCTGGGATGAGGTCAAGGATCGCCTGCATGATTCAGCTATCGGGCTTTCAGGTGGACAACAGCAACGTGTCTGTGTTGCCCGTGTCTTGGCAACCAGTCCTAAAATCATTCTCTTGGATGAACCGACTTCAGCCTTGGACCCTATCTCGGCCGGTAAGATTGAGGAAACCTTGTATGGTCTAAAAGATAAATACACCATGCTCTTGGTTACGCGTTCCATGCAACAAGCCTCTCGTATCTCTGACAAGACAGGATTTTTCCTAGATGGAGATTTGATTGAGTTTAACGATACTAAGAAGATGTTCCTCAACCCACAACACAAGGAAACAGAAGATTATATTTCAGGAAAATTTGGATAA